In Cystobacter ferrugineus, the DNA window ACCGGGGACCTTCAACAGCCGCTCGATCTTGGAGCCCTCGTGATCCCCCCGCTGTGGCGCGAACGCACGCTGGATCACGTAGTTCATCACCAGATACGGGATCAGCATGTTGAACACGCCGAACGTGATCGGGATCGTGAACTTGGTGACGCTCGAGATCTGCTCCTCCGTCAACCCCGACAGATTGTTGATGAGGTAGGTCAGAGGGGGCGACAAGATGATCATCGCGTAGAACTGCCGGAGGATGAAGATCTTGTTGATGGTTTGACGGATCTGTTTATCGGCGGGCATGGTCTTCTTCCAGATCTGCACCTACAGCAGGAATTCCCACGTCGGGGTGAGGGCTCAAGCACCAGTCCTTAGGCCATGGGGGTGGTCATGCACCGGTACGCGCGCCCATCATCAATCGGTCGGGGGTCCTTGAGCAAGTCACGAGCCCGCGCCTGCCCGGCTCCCGACGCAAAGCGAGCCTCCCTGGTCGCTGGCCCGGCGTGGGGCCTCCCAGGGAGAACGGGCCAGACCGGGGCGGTCACCACACCAGGTGCAGGGAGTTGAAGCTGCGGAAGAGCATCCCGTGCGTGATCTCGGGCGTCTTCGTCTCGTCCAGGCGCACGTTGGGCAGGCGATCCAGGAGCATCTCGATGGCGATTTCCATCTCGCGGCGGGCCAGACCGGCTCCCAGGCAGTGGTGCGCGCCGAACCCGAAGCTGATGTGCTTCTGCTGGACACTGTCGCGGGTGATGTCGAACCGATCGGGATCCGTGAAGACCGCGGGATCGCGGTTGGCCGAGGCCAGGGACATGAACACGGTATCGCCCTTGCGGATCTGCTTGTCCCGCAGGGTGAAGTCCTGCGCGGCGACGCGGAAGGCGGAGCGCGTCGCGGGAGAGTAGCGGATGATCTCCTCCACGGCGCTGCGCAGCAGCGTGCGGTCGCTCTGCAACTTCTGGAGCTGATCGGGATGGGACAGCAGCGCGTAGAAGCCGTTGCTGAGCTGATCCGTGGTGGTCAGGTGGCCCGCGGTGAGGATGACCAGCGCGTTGGCCGACAGATCCTCCAGCGTCATCCGGCCCAGCTCCTGGGCCTGGACCATCAGGGAGAGCATGTCCTGGCCGGGATGGTGGCGGCGCGCCTCGATGACCTCCGCCAGGTAGGCGTTCATCTCGCGGGTGGATCGGCTCGCGCTGCGGGCCACCTCCTCCATGTTCGCGCCCTGCTTGGGACTGGAGAAGTCCGCCAGGGGCCGGGCCCAGGCCTGGAAGCGCTCCCGGTCCTCCGTGGGGATGTTGAGGAACTCGGCGATGACCATCGGTGGGAGCTGGTCCGAAATATCCTTCACCACGTCCATGTGTCCCTGGTCCTGCACGCGATCCAGCAACATGCCCATGATCCGGCGGATGGCGGGACGGTAGGTGTCGAGGCTCTGCGGGGTGAAGCCCGGGCTCGCCTGTCGGCGCACGCGGATGTGGTCCGCGCCATCGCGCATGGACATCTGCCGGCGGGCCGAGTCGAGGAAGTCGTTGGCGACTTCCTTGCCAAAGCCCTGGAGTTGCTGCTGGTAGAAGTTGGTGCGGTCGGCGCTCAGGCGCGGATCGCGCAAGCAGGCGAGCACGTCCTCGTAGCGAGTGAGGAACCACGCGTGCATGTCTTTCGACCAGTACACCGGCTCCTGCTCGCGTAACACCTTATAAAGCGGAAGAGGATCGGCGAGATTCTCGGGGCTGACGGGATTGAGTGAGAGTCCCTGCAACGACGAGTCTTGATTGGTCGGACTTTGCACGCGACCGACACTAGTAGCCGCCTCCTCGGCTGTCGAGAACTGCCATGAGGGGCACGTCGCATCCCCCCACCCCACCCGATGTTTGCCCGGCGGTCTGACACCTGTCCGGTGACCCGGTGACGACCACGCGACCCGGGTACGGCGAGCCGACTGGTGGGCGGTAGGACCCCTGTCCCTAGGTGCAATCAACTCAGATAAGGCAGAAAGGACGGAAAACCTGTATACCACCAGAACGTTCCTGGCCAATTTTTTCCGCCATTCTGGATCGGGAGTATCGTTTCATGGGGAGCCATATGAGCGAGACCACGTCCCAGTCACCGTCCAAGCGCCCACTGCCGCCAAGGGTCTCTTCCTTGCCGCTGGTGGGATGTGTGCCGAGTCTGGTCGCCAACCCGACCGCCTTCATGGAGAAGGCCCAGCGGGAGCACGGCGACATCTTCATGATGGACCTGGGCATCACCCAGGCCATTGGCCTGTGCCATCCCCGGCACGCGCATCACGTCCTCGTGGAGCAGGCCCAGAACTACTCCAAGGGCGGTCCCTTGTGGATCTCGCTGCGGACCTTCCTGGGCAACTCGCTGACCGTGAGCGAGGGAGACTTCTGGAAGCGGCAGCGGCGCATGATCCAGCCCGCGTTCCATCATCATCGCGTGAGCGGACTGACGAGCGTGATGGTGGAGGCCATCGATGAGTGCCTGTCGGAGTGGGACGCGGCCGCGCAGGAGGGCAAGCCCTTCGATGTGTCGGTCGCGCTGAACCGGGTGACGATGACCGTGCTGGTGCGCACCCTGTTCGGCTGCGCGCTGGACAAGGGCGAGGCGGACCAGGTCGCCCAGGCGTTCAAGGTCGTCCTGGACTACTTGATGCTGGGCATGGCGACGCAGTCCCTGCCGAGCTGGGTTCCGGTGCCGGGCCGGCAGCGCTACCGCAAGTCGATCCAGATGATCGACGAGGTGCTGGAGCGGATCATCCAGCGGGGACGCCAGCACCGCTCCGACGAGGTCACCCTGCTCTCCCTGATGCAGGAAGCGGTGGATGGGGAGTCGGGCGAGCAGATGACCAACCAGCAACTGCGCGACGAGGCGCTGGGGTTCATCATCGCGGGCTACCACACGGCCGCGTCGGGCATGACCTGGGTGCTGCACTCGCTCGCCAAGTACCCGGAGATCACCGAGCGGGTACGGGCGGAGTTGGACTCCGTCGTGGGAGAGAGCAAGCCTGGCTTCGCGGAGTTGATGCGGATGCCCTACACCCGGAACGTGCTGCAGGAGTCGCTGCGCATCCACTCCCCCATGGTGTGGCTGCCGCGCCTGGCGGTGAACGAGGGCGAGATCGACGGCTACCGGATTCCGCAGGGCAGCGTGATGGTGATCTTCGCGCACCGCATCCACCGTCACCCCAGCGCCTGGGAGAATCCGCTGACCTTCGATCCCGACCGCTTCACGCCGGAGCGCTCCGCGGGGCGGCACAAGCAGGCGTGGCTGCCGTTTGGCGCGGGCCAGCGTCAGTGCATCGCCAAGGAGTTCTCCCTGATGGAGGGCACGCTCATGATGGCCCGCATCCTCTCGCGCTACGAGCTGTCGTCCGTTCCGGGACGCGTGGCCAAGGAGGTCGTCGGCGCCAACCTGAGCACCAAGGACGGCATGTGGTTGCACCTGCGGCCGCGCAAGCCCCAGGTCCAGGCTTCGGCCCCCCAGGTCCAGGCTTCGGCCTCCCAGGTCCAGGAGCCAGCGCCCCAGGCCCAGACTCCGGTCCCCCTGGTCCAGGCTCCGGAGCCCCAGGCCCGGATCACGGGCACGGTGTGAGCGAGCGCGGGAACCGGGGGCGCCGCGAGCGCCTCCGGTAGAGGCTCAACGCGAGGGCGAGAGCCGGGCGCGCAGCAGCAGATCCTCGCCCACCTGCTCGAAGGCGAGCGGGCTGACCGTGAGGGCGCGGGCCATCTGCTTGACGCCCAGCGAGCCCGACCAGGACAGGCCCTCCCCGCCAATCAGCTTGGGGGCCACGAAGAGCAGCAGCTCGTCCGCCAGTTCCTCGCGCAGGAACGAGCCGTACATCTCCGCGCCACCCTCCACCAGCACATGGTTGAGGCCCTCCTTGGCGAGCCGGCGCATGAGGGCCTCGAGATCCACCCGGCCCTGCTTCTCCGGGAGCTGCCAGACATCGGTGCCCGTCGCCAGGAAGCGCCTGGCCTTGCGGGAGGAAGGATCCTCCAGCGTGGCCACCACGGTGCGCGCGGGCGAGCGCTGGGTGAAGACCTGGAGCGTCGAGGGCAGGCGCAGGTGCGAGTCCACCACCACGCGCACCGCGTCCTTCCCCCCGCCCCCGGGCAGACGCGTGGTGAGCTGGGGGTTGTCCCGGCGGGCGGTGGTGGCCCCCACGAGGATGACGTCCACCCGATCTCGCAGCCGGTGCACCCAGGCCCGGGCTTGCTCCCCCGTCACCCAGCGCGAGTCGCCCGTGGCGGTGGCCAGCTTGCCGTCCAGTGTCACCGCCGCCTTGAGCGTGACGAAGGGCAGACCGGTGCGCATCGCCTTGAAGAAGGGGCGGTTGAGCTCATCCGCCTCGTCCTTGAGCACCCCGGTGAGGACCTCCACGCCGGCGCGCCGCAGCCGGGCGACGCCCTTGCCATTCACCTTGGGGTTGGGATCCGACGAGGCGGTGATGACCCGGCGCACGCCCGCGTCGATCAGCGCCTGGCTGCACGGCGGCGTGCGCCCGTAGTGATCACACGGCTCCAACGTCGTGTAGAGATCCGCGCCGCGTGCCTTGCTGCCCGCGGCCTCCAGCGCCACCACCTCGGCGTGCGCCGTACCGGCCCGGCGGTGATAGCCGCGCGCGATGATGCGGCCGCCCTTCACCAGCACCGCGCCCACCACCGGGTTGGGGCTGGTGCGGCCAAGTCCCTTGGCGGCCTCCTCCAGCGCCAGGCGCATGAAGAACTCGGCCACCGCCCGATCGAAATCCGCCGTGCGCTTGGCCCGGGGGGCGCGCCCCGCCTGCAACCGCGCTCGCGTCAAGAGCCGCATCGCCCGTCACCCGTCCTTGTCCGGTGGACGCGGCGGCTTGTGCTCGCGCGTCCGGTCCGACAGCAAGTCCTTGAGCTCCTCCATGAACTCGGTGATGTCACGGAAGCTCCGGTACACCGAGGCGAAGCGCACATAGGCCACCTCGTCCAGCGCGTGCAGCCGACGCATCACCTCCTCGCCGATGACCGACGAGGCTACTTCCTTCTCCCCTACCCCTTGCAACAGCCGCTCCACGGCGACCAGCGTCTCCTCGAGCTGGTCCGCCGACACCGGCCGCTTCTCGCACGCCTTCTGCAGCCCCGCGAGCAGCTTGTCCCGATCGAACGTCTCGCGCCGGCCGTCCTTCTTCACGATGAGCGGGTAGATTTCCTCCACGCGCTCGTACGTGGTGAAGCGCCGCTTGCATTGCAGACACTCGCGGCGCCGGCGGATGACGGACCCCTCATGCGACTCTCGCGAGTCGATGACCTTGTTCTCGGGGTCCTGGCAGAAGGGGCAACGCATGGCACGCGCTACTTCAGGCGCGAGGCGTAGAGCGGGAAGCTCCGGGTGAACTCCTGGATGCGGCCCCGGATGCTCGCGAGCCGCTGCTCGTCCGAGGCGTTGTCCAGCGCCTCGACCACCAGCGCGCCCACGGTGGCCATCTCCGCCTCCTTCATGCCGCGCGTGGTGAGGGCCGGGGTGCCGATGCGCACGCCCGACGTCACGGTGGGCTTCTCCGGGTCGAACGGAATCATGTTCTTGTTCACCGTGATGCCCGCCTTGCCCAGCACCTCCTCGGCCACCTTGCCCACGAGCTTCTTGGGGCGCAGGTCCACGAGCATCAGGTGGTTGTCCGTACCGCCCGAGCACAGCCGCAGGCCACCCTTCTGCAGCGCCTCGGCGAGCGCCTGGGCATTGGCGACGATCTGCTTCTGGTAGGCCTTGAACTCGGGGCTGAGCGCCTCGCGGAAGGCCACGGCCTTGGCGGCGATGACGTGCATGAGCGGGCCGCCCTGGATGCCCGGGAAGATCTGGCTGTTGAGCGTCTTGGCGTAGGGCTCCTTGCTCAGCACGAGGCCGCCGCGCGGGCCGCGCAGCGTCTTGTGGGTGGTGCTGGTGACGATGTCCGCCAGGGGCACCGGCGAGGGATGCAGCCCCGCGGCCACCAGGCCCGCGATGTGCGCCATGTCCACCATGAGCGCCGCGCCCACGCTGTCGGCGATCTCCCGGAACTTCGCGAAGTCGATGATGCGCGGATAGGCCGAGGCGCCCACCACCACCACGCGCGGCTTGTGCTCCTTGGCCAGGGCGGCCGCCTGCGCGTAGTCGATCGTCTCGGTGTCGCGGGTGAGGCCGTAGTGCACGGCCTTGTAGAGCTTGCCGGAGAAGTTGAACGCGGAGCCGTGGGTGAGGTGGCCGCCCGAGTTCAAGTCCAACGCGAGCAGGGTGTCACCCGGCTTCATCAGCGCCATGTAGGCGCCCATGTTGGCCTGGCTGCCCGAGTGGGCCTGGACGTTGGCGTACTCGGCGCCGAAGAGCTCCCGGGCGCGGGAGATGGCGAGCGTCTCGGCCACGTCCACCACCTCGCAGCCACCGTAGTAGCGCTTGCCGGGGTAGCCCTCCGCGTACTTGTTCGTGAGCACCGAGCCGGCGGCTTCCATCACCGCGGGGCTGACGAAGTTCTCCGAGGCGATCAGCTCCAGGCCCTCTTCCTGGCGCCGCGTCTCGTCCTGGATGGCGCGGGCGATCTCGGGATCGACCTCGGCCAGAAGACGGGTGTTCTCCATGGATTGTGTCTCCTCGGTTGGAAGGCCGGCCGTTACCGGGACTCGGCCTCTCGAATCTTGTCTAGACGCCGCTGGTGCCGCCCGCCCTCGAAGGGAGTGGCCAGGAAGGCCTCCAGGATGCTGCGGGCGAGTCCAGCACCCACCACGCGCTGGCCCAGGCACAGCACGTTGGCGTCATTGTGGGCGCGCGCCATGCGGGCCACGAACTCGTCCGTGCACAACGCCGCGCGGATGCCCGGGTGCTTGTTGGCCATGATGGCCATCCCCATGCCCGTGCCACACACGAGCACGCCCCGAGCAGCGCTTCCCTCGGCCACCGCCCGGGACACCAGGCGGGCATAGTCCGGGTAGTCCACGGACTCGGCGCTGGTGGGGCCCACGTCATCCACCTCGACGCGCAGCTCCTGGAGCGCCTTCACCAGCTCACGGCGCAGCTCCAGTCCCGCATGATCCGACGCGATGATGACCTTCATGAGAGCCCTCCTCCACCCGGGACTGGACCGGACACGAGCCGAGCCCCCTCCCGACGAGCGAAGGGGGCGCGGGAACTACCGGAAACGCTTGAACACCAACACCGCGTTGGTGCCACCGAAACCAAACGAGTTGCTCATCACCGCGTCCACGCGCTGCTCACGCGCCTGGTTGGGCACGTAGTCCAGATCGCAATCGGGATCCGGCGTGGTGAGGTTGATGGTCGGCGGGATGACCCCGCGCAAGAGCGTCATCACGCTCACCACGGCCTCGGCGCCACCGGCCGCGCCGAGCATGTGGCCCGTCATGGACTTGGTGGACGAGACGGGCAGCTTCCTGGCGTGCGCGCCGAAGACCGTCTTGATGGCCTTGGTCTCGTTGGCGTCGTTGAACGGCGTCGAGGTGCCGTGCGCGTTGATGTAGCCCACGTCCTCGGGGTTCATCCCCGCGGAGGCGAGCGCCAGGCGCATGCAGCGCGCCGCGCCCTCGCCCTCGGGGGCCGGCTGCGTCACGTGGTGCGCGTCCGAGTTGGCCCCATAGCCCACCAGCTCCGCCAGGATGTTGGCGCCGCGCTTCTTCGCGTGCTCCAGCTCCTCGAGGACGATGATGCCCGCGCCCTCGCCCATCACGAACCCGTCGCGCTCCTTGTCGAACGGACGGCTGGCGTGCGTGGGATCATCGTTGCGGCTGGACAGCGCCTTCATCACCGAGAAGCCACCCATGCCCAGCGGGGTGATGGCGGCCTCGGCTCCGCCCGCGATGACCGCGTCGCACTCGCCCAGGCGGATGGACTTCCACGCCTCGCCGATGGCGTGCGCGCTGGTGGCGCAGGCCGACACGGGCGACCAGTTGGGCCCCTTGCATCCATAGCGCATGGAGATGAGGCCCGGCGCCATGTTGATGATCATCTGGATGATGAAGAAGGGCGAGAGGCGGTCGAACCCCTTGTCCAGCCCCTTGCGGTGCTGCTCCTCCAGCGAGGAGATTCCACCAATGCCCGAGCCGACGATGACGCCCACCTTCTCGGCCTGGTAGCCGTGGGGGGCGTCCGGCCCGATGGGCAGCCCGCTCTCCTTCACGGCCATGTCCGCCGCGGCGAGCGCATACTGGGCGAACAGATCCATGCGGCGCACCTCGCGCCGGTCGATGAACTGTTCGGGCTGGAAGTCCTTCACCTCACCCGCGAAGCGGGTATCGATCTTCCCCAGCTCGAAGCGGGTGATGGGCCCGATACCGGATTGACCGGCGAGCATCGCCTGCCAGTTCTTCTCGGTGCCGGTTCCCAGTGCCGTGATGATTCCGGTCCCGGTGATGACGACTCGTCGGTTTGACACGTGACTCTCCAAATACCGCGATGCTGCGTTGGAACGCTGGGCGGGACCAGCGCTCCCCGGCCCTTCGACTGCTGCCTACTTCTTGTGGGTGTTGACGTAGTTGATGGCGTCGCCGACGGTCTTGATGTTCTCGGCCTCCTCGTCGGGAATCTCGACCTCGAACTCCTCCTCCATCGCCATGACCAGTTCCACGATGTCGAGGCTGTCAGCGCCCAGATCCTCGATGAAGGAGGACTCAGGCTTGATCTCGTCCTCCCCCACGCCCAGCTGGTCGGCGATGATGGACTTGACCTTGGCCTCGATAGCAGAAGTCGACATAGGTGTTGATTCCTCCGGAAACCGCGTGACGGTCCAGCATACTCCCCGGACCCTGTAAAGGCGGGCGCGGTATACTCCAGGCTCCGCGCCGATCCAACCCTTGGCTACATGTACATGCCGCCGTTCACCTTGAGGACTTCTCCGGTGATGTAGGCAGCGGCGTCACTGGCCAGGAAAAGCACGGCCTGGGCCACCTCCTCGGCGGACCCCAGACGGCCCAGGGGGATGGCGGCCAGCATCTTCTCGCGCGTCTCACCCTCCAGGTAGGACGTCATGTCCGTGGCGATGAAGCCCGGGGAAACCGCGTTCACCCGGATGTTGCGGCTGGCCAGCTCCTTGGCCACCGACTTGGTCAACCCGATGAGGCCTGCTTTGGACGCCGAGTAGGCGGCCTGTCCACCGTTGCCCATCTCCCCCACCACGGAGGTGAGGTTGATGATGGCGCCCCCCTTCTGCTTCATCATCGGCCGGCTGGCGGCGCGGATGAGGGCGAAGGCGCCCCGGAGGTTGGTGTCGAGCTGCCGATCCCAGTCCTCGTCCTTCAAGCGCATGACCAGGCCGTCCACCGCGATGCCCGCGTTGTTCACGAGCACGTCCAGGCGGCCGTGCGTCTTGACGATGTGCTCCACGGTGCTCGCGCACGCGGCGGTGTCCGCCACGTCGAAGCGGATGACTTCACCCTGGGCACCCGCGGCCTGGACGAGCCCCAGCGCCTCCTGCGCCGCGGCTTCGTTGCCCGCGTAGCCGATCACCACCTTGGCGCCCTGCTTCGCGAAGCCCACCGCGATGGCCCGGCCGATTCCGCGCGAGCCACCCGTCACCAGCACCACCTTGTCCTTGAACGTGCTCATCTCTCAGGCTCCCAGGGCCGCGAGGACCTTCTCCAGGCTCGCGGAATCTTCCACGTTGAACGACTCGAGGTCCTTGCTGATGCGCTTGGTGAGACCGCTGAGCACCTTGCCCGGGCCCAGCTCCACGAGGCGCGTGACGCCCTCGGCCTTGAGCGTCTCCACGCACTCGATCCACCGCACCGGCGCGCTGACCTGCTCGAGCAGGAGCGGCACCACGCGCGCCGCGTCCGCGTTGGGACGCGCCTCCACGTTGCTCACCACCGGCACGCTCGGGGCGGACACCTTCACCCCGGAGAACACCTGCGCCAGGCGCGGCTTGACCGGATCCATCAGCGCGCAGTGGAAGGGAGCGGACACGGGCAGGGGCATCACGCGCTTGGCGCCCAGCTCCTTGCACCGGGCCCCGGCGCGCTCCACCGCCTGGGCATTGCCCGCGATGACCGTCTGCTCGGGCGAGTTGTAGTTGGCCGGCGCCACCACCTGACCCTGGGCCGCCTCGTCACACGCCGCCTTCACCTTGTCCGGCGTCAGGCCGAGGATGGCGGCCATGGCCCCCACGCCCTCGGGCACCGCCTCCTGCATGAAGGTGCCGCGGGCGCGCACCGCCCGCACCGCGTCCGGCAGCGACAGCGCGCCCGACACCACCAGCGCCGAGTACTCACCAAGCGAGTGTCCCGCGACGAACGCCGGCGCCGGGCCCCGCTTGGAGAAGACGGCGTGCGCCGCCACCGACACCGTGAGGATGGCCGGCTGCGTGTTGGCCGTCAGCTTGAGCCCGGCCTCCGGGCCCTCGAACATGAGCTGGGTGAGCTTCTCGCCCAGCGCCTCGTCGGCCGCCTCGAAGACGGCCCGGGCCTCGGGGAACTTCTCGTACAGGTCCTTCCCCATGCCGACCGTCTGGCTGCCCTGGCCGGGGAAGATGAACGCGATCTTCGACATGCGGCTTGCTCCCTCCCGATTCACTCCCGCGCCCCGCGCCTGTCGCCCTCCCGAAGGGGGCGTGCCCTCAGGCGTCGTGGCCAGGGTGGCGGAAACGCCCTCTTGCCGCATTCGCCTGGCTTGGGCCAGCACTTAACGTCTCGCCCCTCGTTGCTCCTCCGACAACCCCCGCGTCCCCCCACGTTGGCGTACGGGGAGCCATGAGGCCGCCTGGGCGATGCAACGCGTCAACTCGGCCCGCAGTCCCGCCTCGGCGTTGCGCAGGGCGGCAACCAGGGCCTGTTGGATGGCGCGGGGCGAGCTGCGGCCATGGGCCACGATGCCCACCCCCTCGATGCCGAGCAGCGGGGCGCCGCCGACTTCCGCGTAGTCCAACCGCGTCTTCAGCCCCGCGAAGATGGGCCGCAGCAGCAGGGCCCCCAGCTTGAGCGGCAGCCCTCCCCGCTCGATCGCCGAGCGCAACAGGCCCGTCACCCCCGCGGCCGCCCCCTCGGTCGTCTTGAGGACCACGTTGCCGGTGAAGCCATCGGTGACGACCACCTCCACGTCCCCGGAGAAGAGACTCCGGCCCTCGACATAGCCGGTGAAGTGCAGCTCCGAGCGCCGGAGCAACGCGGAGGCCTCGCGCGTGAGCGCCGTGCCCTTGGAGGGCTCCTCTCCATTGGAGAGCACCGCCACGCGGGGCCGCTCGATGCCCAGCAGGGCGCGCATGTAGGCACTGCCGAGCACCGCCCACTGCGCGAGGTGGACGGGGCGGCACTCCACATTGGCCCCGGAATCCAGCAGCAGACAGTGCCCCGCGCCCTTGAGCGTGGGCAGCAGCGTGGCGATCGCCGGGCGCTCCACCCCGGGCAGGCGTCCGAGCAACAACAACGCCCCGGCCATCACCGCGCCCGAGTGCCCCGCCGACACCAGCGCCTGGGCCTCGCCCCGGCGCACCAGCTCGAAGCCCACCCGCAAGGAGGAGTCCTTCTTGCGGCGGATGGCGGCGAAGGCGTCCTCCTCCATCTCCACCACCTCGGTCGCGGGGTACGGGTGCACGTTGCCCGGCGCCCCTCCCTCCCGGGCCAGGCACGCATCCAGGCGCGCGGGTGCCCCCACGAGCACCACCTCGTGCTCCGGGTGCTCACGCGCGAACAGGAGGGCGCCCCGTACGGGGGCCTCGGGGGCATGGTCACCCCCCATCGCATCCAGGACGAGCCTCATCGCGGGCGCATCCTTCCATGGACGCTCCGGGGCGAGGGGGGCAGAATGGGCGCTCCCCCCGCTGGGATTGTCGTGGATCCACTGTCGCGTTGACTCACACGCCTTGAGCGGCTAGGGTCCGCCGCCTTCCGAGCTTTTGCCGGTCGGGACCGGTGGGGATGCCCCGGTGGTCCAGGGCCGTGACGATATAGAGGTGAGCCGTGGGTGTTCCCAAGAAGCGTACGTCCAAGATGCGTCGTGACCGCCGCCGTGCGGCCAACAACAACCTGCGCACCGCCGTGCAGGTGATTCAGTGCTCCAACTGCAAGGAGCCCATCCTTCCCCACCGCGCCTGCTCGGCGTGCGGCCACTACAAGGGCCGTGAGACGGTGCCCGCCCAGGCCTGAGTTCCCCTTCGCGGGACCAGGAAGGCAGAAAGGCCGCTCCCTCCAACACAACGGAGGGGCGGCCTTCGTGTTTTTGGGCTCCCGGCCCGAAGCCAGGAGCCCCCCGCCTCGGGTTCAGCTCTGGAGCTTGATGTTCTTGAGCGCCGCGAAGCGAGGATCCACGTACTTCTCCTGGCAGTCGCACTGCTTCTCGTTGAGGTTCTGGCCGCACTGCCCGCACAGGCCCTTGCAGTCCTCGCGGCACACGGCGTTCATCGGCAGCGCCAGCAGCACCTGCTCGCGCACGATGGGCTCCAGATCGATCACCTTGCCGTCGAACAACTCCTCGTCGGTGTCCTCCAGGGAGAACGAGCCACCGCTCTCCCCCTGGCCCCGGTCCTTCTCCTCCAGCTCATCCTCGTCCAGGACGTCCTCGCCCCGGGCCAGGGACTCGGGCACCAGGTTGATCGTGAAGGAAGCGGGCAGCTCCAACACCGCGTCGGCCAGGCAGCGCTTGCACGCCGCCGCCACGCGCGAGGTGAACTGGCCCTGCAACAACACGCCCCCGCTCACCTTGCGCAGGTTGGCCGAGACCGCCAGGGGCTCGGTGGCACGGAAACCAGAGCCCTCGAGCGCGGTGCCGAGCTGCTCCAGGCTCATCCGCTCGTTCAACTTGAGCCCTTCGTCTCGAATCTCTTCAATCTTTACGCGCATCGACACAGCAGTTTCTTCCTGTCCAAAAAGGGGCGCGCATCATGGGGAGGCCCCCTCCCGCAGTCAACGCGCCATAACACCCATAGATGTCGCCGGGCGCCTGGGGTTTCACCGCTGGTCCCAAACTAGAGCGGGGCCTGACCGTCTGCTAGGGTGCCGGCCAATGGACGTTCGGTGGCAGCGCGTGGTGGCGAGCATCTTGATGGCGAGCCTGCTGACTCCTGGCGCCTCGCTGGCGAAGCCCTTGTTCCCGGGGCCCTTGTTGTTCCAGACGGCTCCCGCCCGCCCGGAGATCGCTCGCGCGCAGGAGCAGCTCGAGAGCGGCGAGTTCGAGGAGGCGGTCCGGACCCTGGAGGCCGGGCTCGACGCCCCCGACGTCACCGATGATCAGCTCGTGGAGCTCTACCGCCTGCTCGGTCTCACCTCCCTGTACC includes these proteins:
- the acpP gene encoding acyl carrier protein; its protein translation is MSTSAIEAKVKSIIADQLGVGEDEIKPESSFIEDLGADSLDIVELVMAMEEEFEVEIPDEEAENIKTVGDAINYVNTHKK
- the fabG gene encoding 3-oxoacyl-[acyl-carrier-protein] reductase codes for the protein MSTFKDKVVLVTGGSRGIGRAIAVGFAKQGAKVVIGYAGNEAAAQEALGLVQAAGAQGEVIRFDVADTAACASTVEHIVKTHGRLDVLVNNAGIAVDGLVMRLKDEDWDRQLDTNLRGAFALIRAASRPMMKQKGGAIINLTSVVGEMGNGGQAAYSASKAGLIGLTKSVAKELASRNIRVNAVSPGFIATDMTSYLEGETREKMLAAIPLGRLGSAEEVAQAVLFLASDAAAYITGEVLKVNGGMYM
- the fabD gene encoding ACP S-malonyltransferase, with translation MSKIAFIFPGQGSQTVGMGKDLYEKFPEARAVFEAADEALGEKLTQLMFEGPEAGLKLTANTQPAILTVSVAAHAVFSKRGPAPAFVAGHSLGEYSALVVSGALSLPDAVRAVRARGTFMQEAVPEGVGAMAAILGLTPDKVKAACDEAAQGQVVAPANYNSPEQTVIAGNAQAVERAGARCKELGAKRVMPLPVSAPFHCALMDPVKPRLAQVFSGVKVSAPSVPVVSNVEARPNADAARVVPLLLEQVSAPVRWIECVETLKAEGVTRLVELGPGKVLSGLTKRISKDLESFNVEDSASLEKVLAALGA
- the plsX gene encoding phosphate acyltransferase PlsX encodes the protein MRLVLDAMGGDHAPEAPVRGALLFAREHPEHEVVLVGAPARLDACLAREGGAPGNVHPYPATEVVEMEEDAFAAIRRKKDSSLRVGFELVRRGEAQALVSAGHSGAVMAGALLLLGRLPGVERPAIATLLPTLKGAGHCLLLDSGANVECRPVHLAQWAVLGSAYMRALLGIERPRVAVLSNGEEPSKGTALTREASALLRRSELHFTGYVEGRSLFSGDVEVVVTDGFTGNVVLKTTEGAAAGVTGLLRSAIERGGLPLKLGALLLRPIFAGLKTRLDYAEVGGAPLLGIEGVGIVAHGRSSPRAIQQALVAALRNAEAGLRAELTRCIAQAASWLPVRQRGGTRGLSEEQRGARR
- the rpmF gene encoding 50S ribosomal protein L32 — translated: MGVPKKRTSKMRRDRRRAANNNLRTAVQVIQCSNCKEPILPHRACSACGHYKGRETVPAQA
- a CDS encoding YceD family protein; its protein translation is MRVKIEEIRDEGLKLNERMSLEQLGTALEGSGFRATEPLAVSANLRKVSGGVLLQGQFTSRVAAACKRCLADAVLELPASFTINLVPESLARGEDVLDEDELEEKDRGQGESGGSFSLEDTDEELFDGKVIDLEPIVREQVLLALPMNAVCREDCKGLCGQCGQNLNEKQCDCQEKYVDPRFAALKNIKLQS